The DNA window TTTACCCTATCAAAAGTGTTTCAACAAGTTTCTCCTTACTTTTTAGCATAATAATAAAGAGGTGGGTAGAATGGGATAAAGGGAGGGAGGTAGTTGAATATGGGATATTACATGGAGCCAAAGCTTGTGTATTTGGGAGGAGGATATGTTGGATAATCAGATCATTTGGAAGGAAGGAATGACTAAGTAGGTTAAAAATGGTGTTTTGGTTTGGTCTCATGATTTTTAAGGTGGGACGATATTTTGTCCTCTAGGGAGGTGGGATAAAAGCATAGGCCCGGTGGTATCATCCTGGGGCATGCCAACTGTTGGTATACCGTCTTATTGATTTGTGCCATGTTGCGTCTTCAGTTTGATATGGTTTTTTCTTGTGGGTGGGAAGGCCGTTTCCTATTTCACGTTGACCTTAAGGGTATTCGAGGTGTTTCATGGGTTAGGTAAAGGTAAGAGAGAACGTTAAGGCCTAGACGAGATTTGGAATGTTGTAGTCTGGACTACTTAGAATATGCGtaacaaaattattttctatAGGGATATATTTCCTCCATTATTAACTAGGTGATGtctactctctctctctatctatctctctctctttAAAGTGCGTTCCCTCTTGATCGCCTTTGAGTAACCTCTCTCTTCTGGACTAGGAGCACGACTTGCTCTTGAGCTTTGGCTTATAGTGGTGTGCAATTTAGTTGGGGCCTCACTAGTTTCTCAGTATTAAACCTTTCTTCTCTCAACTTATTGCTCCCAGGAGTTCTCTTAACTTTTTCTTGTGGTTTGGATTCTTATATTGGTACTAACTAGACTAGTGGGTTTGTTATTGGGGCTGTGTTTTATTGTGGTTTGTCTCTTGTTTGAATTTAGTGTTCCTTGAGTTTTCTTATTCTACTCGGCTCgtgttgtttttgtatttttatgatCTCTTGtactttttctctcttcttttatatatattaaaaaaactattGTAAGAAAAGTAATGTAATAATTATTAGTAAGACAAATGATTCACAAAACTAGATAATATAGTGTCAATAAAGGCATTGTATTCTATTTTCTATTCTTGTCACATATTATTTGACCTTTATAGTTCTTATTCTATCATACACAATACTTTAGGGACATTTATCACTCTTGCCAGGTCCACCAAAGTACATGTGATCCCCCCACTTTGGACTATACTTTCCTTGTATATTATAACAATTTGGATTTGATGCTACATATGTGGGATTTTCCAATGGAATCAACTTGTTATCAGAATctataacttgcatatttctaaTATATGCAGCTTTTCCAAAACCCTCTTCAGCAAAGTGACCACTACCCATTGCAGTGGAAGTATGAGCCCCTCTAGATTTTTCATTCACTATTTCTCCACCAAAATGAATTTCATCTGCATCATTTTTCAAGTGTGAGAACAAGGTAGTCGGCCAGTACCCAATTATATTTCCAGCTCCAATTACAAGCAACCAATTTCCAGTGTTTTTATCCTTCACacgaaaaaataataataataatcatcataGTTAGTATACATTATTTGAGATCACTAAGACAGAAACAATGTAGATATTACCTTCATTATCTTTAAGGTTATAGCAAACTGTTGTCCTTTATATGTAGAGAATTTTGGAAGTGCAGCTCCAATTGGAAAATTTTGGTTAGTGTGAACAAAGCCTGGACATGCTAAATTGTAGCATCCAGTGCTTTTATATGCATCAGCCTGCAAATATTTGTTTGATATTCAAAACTTTTTTTCACAAATTTATAacttatttgtattatttttcttaccgtccaataaataaaaaatctcgGGCGATTGTCACCGTAGAGATGCGGATAGACCTGcatacaaatattttaaattagatATATTGGTTAATATTTGAAAGACAAATAAATTCGGtttttaatgcattattaatgTAAAGATTCAAAGATATTGTTTTTGAACTAACATGCCAACCAGCTTCAATGGAGTTGAGATCTTCTCCATCTGTGCCAGACGAGACCCACATTTGAGACAAGCTAAATTCACTTTGAACTTCCACATAGGGACTCCATACATTGAATGTAGCTTGTGCTCCAAAATACTCATCCTGGGACACTATTGCAACTGCATGCTGTTTTACAACAAATTATAtatcatatataaaaaaataaacaaagacaAAAGAATAAAACAGTCAAGAGATattagagaaaaaaatataagagCCTATATTATATTACATAGTTGTTTTGTTGAATTAGATGGGTTGGAGCTGGGTCTAAAGATTTCAGTaatagaaaatttgaaattctctACCCTAAAGAAATTTAAACATTCATTTGAATCACAATTTACTCtaacttttttattttgactattttaaaatatttacacTAAAACAGctttatacttttatactttgttACTATATATTCTGACATCAAAAAGTAATATTAAGTCGTAAATTAAAACTGGTTAATTGAGTGTGAAAATCTTGTTAATATAGATTAGAACTTGGTTATTGAGTGTACTGACATCAAGACATAAAATatcttaaataataaaaataaccaaCTTCATATCattattaaccaacattttactttttatttaccaactttattttaatactataaattatttttaatattttggcgtttattaatcaacttcatcatttcattaactaatattttactttttattaacCAACATTGTTTTACTACTAAATTGTTTTAAATATCTGAaaatttattaaccaacttcatcacttcattaaccaaatttttatattttattaaccaacATTGTTTTACTACTAAATTGTTTTAAATATCTGAaaatttattaaccaacttcatcacttcattaaccaaatttttatattttattaaccaattttatttttcGATAAAAATTACTGTATTTATACTATTCACTATATATTGTGGAAATAGGATGGAGTCGATTATGAGTTTCACTTTGTGTTGTGTGGTTTTTATATAAACGtagaattattaatttttttttttaaaatccatgACTCTCCTGCATTTTTATGAGAGGGTGGTGGAATCCACTTTTTATTAGGTATAAATAGGtggaatattaaatttataaaagataatatCCATATATCtaataatgtaaaaaaaaatttaggttttcgtccatcacaACTATAATAGTAAGATATTTTAAAGATTTAAATGCTGTGATTAAGTAATCCTGTAAAAACTTTTCACACTCTCATGATatatactaattaaattaaaaattaaattgtcaATTTTCATAAGTATTTTCAGTTTTGGGTTTTGATTAGTTGTTTTTTGAATCCTTATGTACCATaagaaaaaaatacacaaaattgaaaaagaaagataTTAAGAGAAATAATTGAGATTAAGTGATTGCATACATCATGAGGAACTGGATCGGCAAGTTTCTTTCCAAAGCTATTAATAGAGTAAGCTCTTAACATGTCTTGTTCTGTGACTCTTCTAACTGGAATTGTTCCTTCAGGACACGATTCACCAAATAAGTTCCACAATTGAAAGTCACTCATATTGCCACTTTGATTCTTCTCTCTTAAACTTTTTGGAAGATCCTACGTAcatataaaaatagtaaaaaaaaatcatcttttATAAAGGTTAAAATATATTagctttttaaaattgaaaattaataatttcaaaatttttattatttaaatcactaaaacaaaaaaaataccatTGGTTTTTGTCCTTTCAATAAAGGATGATCAAAAGCTAGTTGTTTATGAGTTAAAACGCAGTCTATGATATCACCATTAGGAACCTGCAAATGCGAGCACAAACATAAAGACCATTATACataattatttattcatttaaatataatttttaatgatttggatgaatattattttaagaaaaaaaatctaaaagcaccaaatttttttttataactaatgGTGCTAAAAAATACCTGAATTGTCTTAACTGCAGGCTTGTTAATTTTTTGAAGACGTGTAGCTATTGTCTTTTTCAATTTTTGAAGATCTTCCTCTGATCGAAAAGTTTGATTGACTGATTTGTGGTTTTCTGTTTTTAAAGAATTAGTAGAAGAAATAGAAGAAACAACTATAAAAATGTATAGGAGGAGGCAACAAATTGAAGAATTAAAGACCATTTTTGGTTTGTGTTGTTTTCTTAGCATTGTAAGGAGAAATTTAATTTGTTGTGCTACcaacataaaaatatatataaagacaCATGCTTCATAAttctattattatattattaaagagTATATTTATTCATTGAATAAAAACTATCTAAACACtaattaagaaaaaataatttcAATAAGTTATCTAATATATTACTAAACTATAACTACtcaatactttttaaaataatcgAATTAGGTCAAaccaatttattaaaatatgttcaatatatatatatatatatatatatatatatatatatatatatatatatatatatatatatatatatatcatacataataataaagcaaaatgagaactttggcaagtttgccacatGTCTCATTCTCATGCATTCTTATATTTTAGTGGGTTTCTATTAAtagtaataaaatattattctttattattaaattattttttatatgattattatttgatttttaaagcCAATTAAATAGATGTCGCCTTTTCCCATTTCCAAAACCAGTTTTCACGCCCAAAAACCCTTCAGATTTCCTCTTCAACTTCCAAGGCAAAATCAATTGTTTCTCCTTCACTCCTTCCCCACgtttatgaaatttttacaatTTCCAATCAAGAAATTGATGGAATCCGCCGCCTAATGCTGTAATGGCATCAATTCGTTATTTTTTCAATAGCCTTCAATGATTTCCCTCTGCTTATATATACCACAGTTTCAAACTTCTGATTTACAACAGGTTGGTATATTGGTTTGCAAATCAACTGATGTTGTCACTCCGTCAATCTCGACGATTTCGTACCACCTTCCTCTCCATCGCACGACACTTGCGATGACGTCTTTATCCGCCTCCATCTGACAAACTGTCCACCTCTTTATCCGCCTCTGAAATCCACCTTCCTCCCGTCGAAGCAAGCAGTCTGGTCACTCTTCTCTTTACCACGCTGATTTTGAGAGAGTCATAAGACACCGTAGAAATCACATCTATGAAGAAAAAATTGAAGAGAGAATATGAAGGATTCGAGATATGGGTTTGATTTTGTTGGCTCGATGACTTAAATGAGGGAAAAGAGACCCTcaattttgtttttccttttagATGCTGAGAGAAAGTTGGATCGGATGAAATGCTTATTGAATCAGCTTCATCACCAACGAGTatgtttgattttcttttttcccTTTGATTCCTACCGTGAATTGATTGTGATTTTGATTTTGGTTGAATTGAAATTGTGTAGGGCCTTTGATCTCATCATCAATTCTTCAATTTTGcagataatttattttaatttatgttgattgATGTTGATTTTATGACAGAAACGACTGAGGTTCAATTTCAAGGCACTCAAGTTGTTCAAGTTTGTTAACTGGATGCATAAGTAATCTGTCTAAATGCCTGCATAAGAAAGTTCTTCCTGTAAGCCAACATTTTTATGAAAATGTGAAGTGTTAGTAGAGTTGGGTTTGGCTGTTATGAAAGTATTCTAGAGTTAGATCAAAAGTGTATCTTAGTTTGGGATAGGGATTTTGATGTTACTACCATTGGGACTGGGAAATTCAAATCACTTTGTCTGAGAATATAATTCTTAGTTGCTAAACTTCctattggaactttcagaatttCTCTCATATTGCTATAACAAGGCCATCTTTTGGTGATTGACACTTGATTACTATAACATTGTTTTGTATTGATGGTTGGATTAACCGTTTTGAACTTTGATGCTCAAATGCTTGTTGACAGGTTATAGATTCCTTCTAAATTGTACACAGAACTACTAAGAAACCGATGCGTCTTCGTCGTTAGAATTAATTGACTTatgttttgtgtttggtgataattttatgttttttgtttttctaaatgaTGTTCTCATTACATGGTGTGGTGTTTTGTTTCAGAGATTTCATGGTGTATGGTGTGTCCTATTAGCTGCTAAAAAACAACATAATATTTAGGCAACCATATATTATTAATGTACACaccatatattattaattatttaggcAATATCAACATATTATTGGATGGTGTgtaaatcaacataatatttaGGCAATATCAACGTATTAGCTGCTAAAAACAACATATTATTAACTATTACACACCATAAAATAGTTTGATTGGATGGTGTGTAATATTTCTTTATGCTGCCAATAAATATTATATGctctaattaataatataaaattatacatTTTTTCCTTCTATTTTCACATAGTGTTTCAAACTATTAAAATTATAGATTTCTTTTTATTAGCTAAATATTCTAATTTTGTTATTTGATGATTTgcaatttaaaaatgatattttttgttATTAGCTAAATATTCTAATTTTGTTATTTGATGATTTAcaatttaaatgattattttttcCATTCCACTTGAAGGAGAAATTAAACAcatgtatataatattttttgttttagattcttgattggtaaatcaaattaaatctatAATTAAAGTTAAATAATGAGATTTAAATAGTTTCGATTGTATTACAAAATTTCATTTATAGTAAATTGAtctcaatatatatttttaacataTAAAAATGAGAAGTTTAGggctaaaaataataatttattttcttaatttttatttttaaatcaagtGCCACTTTCAAAAAATTAGTAAAATTGTGACTATTCAACACTAGGTTTTTTTTTCAATGTCATTGATTTGTGTTTCCATAATAAAGATTTAATTATAATAACTAGattaatagttatttttaataaaattttatttttttatatttgtattttctAAAGTATAACATCTATATAGATTTTTAATATCAAAATCACGTATCAGGATGATTTGCTCGCTGCTGCAATAGGTTAAAAATTGTATCAAAATCTGCAAGATCAAGCTCTTAAATATACTCTATAAATAAAGATCAAGCTCTT is part of the Vicia villosa cultivar HV-30 ecotype Madison, WI linkage group LG2, Vvil1.0, whole genome shotgun sequence genome and encodes:
- the LOC131648605 gene encoding protein neprosin-like; the encoded protein is MVFNSSICCLLLYIFIVVSSISSTNSLKTENHKSVNQTFRSEEDLQKLKKTIATRLQKINKPAVKTIQVPNGDIIDCVLTHKQLAFDHPLLKGQKPMDLPKSLREKNQSGNMSDFQLWNLFGESCPEGTIPVRRVTEQDMLRAYSINSFGKKLADPVPHDHAVAIVSQDEYFGAQATFNVWSPYVEVQSEFSLSQMWVSSGTDGEDLNSIEAGWHVYPHLYGDNRPRFFIYWTADAYKSTGCYNLACPGFVHTNQNFPIGAALPKFSTYKGQQFAITLKIMKDKNTGNWLLVIGAGNIIGYWPTTLFSHLKNDADEIHFGGEIVNEKSRGAHTSTAMGSGHFAEEGFGKAAYIRNMQVIDSDNKLIPLENPTYVASNPNCYNIQGKYSPKWGDHMYFGGPGKSDKCP